TCTTTCAGATTTGTTGTAGATAAAAAAGAAAAACAAGAACAACAAAAGTAATAGAAGCTGGAATAAAAGCAGTTGTTACGTTTATCGCATGAGCATTTGATTAAAACATTTTCTCATATATAACAATAACGCTACATACCGTGTCACTCTTGCTCAATGAACAATACAAAATTTGAATTTAAAATGCCATTTTAAAGCAATACCAATTATTCAACTTACTTATCAATTTCTAAAAGAAAATTTAAATGCATATTTCCCAACAATATTTTCAATTGGGATTGTCCCAAATAGCCTGCTATCGTCTGGCTGGTCCCAGTTGTCATTCAATACAAATATATGCCCATCAGGAATTGTTATTGCATTCATGTTATCCCTGCTTACAAAACGCGAGGGGAAAAACCTTGTATCAGTGCTTTTAATTTTCCATCTTGCTGTTGCTTTAATGCCATTTATATACAGCTGTTTATTTATAATTTCAACAGTTTCACCCGATTTTGCAACTACTCTGCTTACTAGATTACCCGCATGAGGGCTTTTATAAAGAACTATAGAACCTGATTCAATTCTTTTAGTTTTATAAAACCATACGTAGTCAGTAATCTGTAGCGAAGGTTCCATTAGACTATTACTGATTTTTACAGGAACAAAAAAAAGTCTAATGACAATAAACCCTATTATAACTCCCAGCACCACAAACAGGATTTTTGCATAGATAGTAAATGAATTTTTCTGATCTATCATACGTTGAGCTTTGTTGCATAGTAATTATAGAGATTCAAGAGCTTTTTTAAACTGAGGTATGGATTTTTCAATCACCTTTTCAGGCACACAGAAAGCCAGCCTGAAATATCCAGGCCCACCAAATCCAACACCTGGAACTGCCAGTATATTGAAATTAAGTAGATGCTTCACAAACACTACATCATCTTCCAGAGGTGATTTACAGAACACATAGAATGCTCCTTTGGGTTTAATAAATGAATACCCTGCTTTTTGTAACCCCTCACAAATCATATCACGCCGTGTAGAATATGCTTTTACGTCAACGATATCAAAAGCAATTTTTTCTATCACACGTTGCATGAGTGCCGGAGCATTCACAAATCCAAGTATTCTGTTACATAATATTAGTCCTGCCATAACTATATCAGCTTCGGGCATAGA
The DNA window shown above is from Spirochaetota bacterium and carries:
- the lepB gene encoding signal peptidase I, producing MIDQKNSFTIYAKILFVVLGVIIGFIVIRLFFVPVKISNSLMEPSLQITDYVWFYKTKRIESGSIVLYKSPHAGNLVSRVVAKSGETVEIINKQLYINGIKATARWKIKSTDTRFFPSRFVSRDNMNAITIPDGHIFVLNDNWDQPDDSRLFGTIPIENIVGKYAFKFSFRN